In one window of Vanrija pseudolonga chromosome 5, complete sequence DNA:
- the rmt3 gene encoding Ribosomal protein arginine N-methyltransferase rmt3 encodes MSFSVSAHAPPPSDSGSDTDSDDGRCSDWASSLGEARRTKDLFSDKVHSSPEEALAAAKAAGFDLAATSERLGLDLYARMRLINFIRKGATVEQVNKLTADDLKDDALLVPVLADDPLLQLDFDDDWSDDEEGQVSIAQPAKSPAAAAANKELEALRAEVAALRHVVTRDLEGDETVDVKGKGKEKAKERDDDTHYFDSYAENGEELKYPPGAAVDTTDIHEIMLKDTTRTVSYARFILSNPKVFQGAIVMDVGAGTGILSMLAARAGAKHVYAIEASGLASKTRDNIRNNGLESVITVIQGKVEDITLPVDKVDIIVSEWMGYMLLYESMLDSVLHARDRYLAPTGLMAPSQTRLVIAAITGKRIWRERFEFWQKVYGFDMSAMTTPYWNEGLVEIVDREEVVTSEAIVRDINTHDATPASLDFHSSFTIEATEKETTTVRAFLTWFDTFFSPLGGKASQFAPDHPVHIQDFAADLYEKAVEPVNQAEANAVSFTTGPRGQFTHWKQVAFLLREPLQLAPNQRIEGRFYCRKSPDNSRELDVEIHFAVADGPESPANFTVQAFKVR; translated from the exons atgtccttCTCAGTATctgcgcacgcgccgcctccATCCGACTCGGGATCTGACacggacagcgacgacggccgctgCTCCGACTGGGCGTCGTCCCTCGGCGAGGCACGCCGCACCAAGGACCTCTTCAGCGACAAGGTCCACTCGTCGCCCGAGGaggcgcttgccgccgccaaggccgccggctTTGACCTCGCTGCTAcgagcgagcgccttggcctcgacctgTACGCCCGCATGCGCCTGATCAACTTCATCCGCAAGGGCGCTACCGTTGAGCAGGTCAACAAGCTCACTGCCGACGATCTCaaggacgacgcgctgctcgtgccCGTCCTCGCGGACGACCCTCTCCTCC agctcgactttgacgacgactggtccgacgacgaggagggccagGTGTCCATCGCCCAGCCTGCCAAgtcgcccgctgccgccgccgccaacaaggagctcgaggcgctgcgtgccgaggtggccgcccTCCGCCATGTCGTCACCCGCGACCttgagggcgacgagactgtcgacgtcaagggcaagggcaaggagaaggccaaggagcgcgacgacgacacccaCTACTTTGACTCGTATGCCGAGAATGGTGAGGAGCTGAAGTACCCGCCTGGTGCAGCTGTTGACACCACAGACATCCACGAGATCATGCTCAAGGACACGACTCGTACGGTTTCGTACGCTCGCTTCATCCTCTCCAACCCCAAGGTCTTCCAGGGTGCCATTGTCATGGACGTTGGTGCCGGCACGGGTATTCTTTCAA tgctcgccgcccgtgcTGGTGCCAAGCACGTCTACGCCATCGAGGCGTCTGGCCTTGCCAGCAAGACGCGCGACAACATTCGTAACAACGGCCTCGAGAGCGTCATTAC TGTCATCCagggcaaggtcgaggacaTCACCCTCCCggtcgacaaggtcgacatCATTGTCAGCGAGTGGATG GGCTACATGCTCCTCTACGAATCGATGCTTGACTCGGTCCTCCACGCTCGTGACCGCTACCTCGCTCCCACTGGCCTCATGGCCCCTTCGCAGACGCGCCTCGTTATCGCCGCCATCACTGGCAAGCGTATCTGGCGTGAGCGCTTCGAGTTCTGGCAGAAGGTGTACGGCTTCGACATGTCAGCCATGACGACGCCATACTGGAACGAGGGCCTGGTTGAGATTGTCGAccgcgaggaggtggtcaCGTCCGAGGCCATTGTCCGCGACATCAacacgcacgacgcgacaccggcgtcgctcgactTCCACTCGAGCTTCACCATTGAGGCGACTGAGaaggagacgacgacggtgcgcgcGTTCCTCACATGGTTCGACACCTTCTTCTCGCCTCTGGGCGGCAAGGCCTCCCAGTTCGCGCCCGACCACCCGGTCCACATCCAGGACTTTGCGGCCGACCTTTACGAGAAGGCTGTCGAGCCCGTCAaccaggccgaggccaacgccgTGTCGTTCACAACTGGCCCCCGCGGCCAGTTCACTCACTGGAAGCAggtcgccttcctcctccgcgagCCATTGCAGCTCGCACCCAACCAGCGTATCGAGGGACGGTTCTACTGCCGCAAGTCGCCAGACAActcgcgcgagctcgacgtcgagatccACTTTGCGGTCGCGGACGGACCCGAGTCGCCGGCCAACTTTACGGTTCAGGCGTTCAAGGTGCGATAG
- the pri1 gene encoding DNA primase small subunit — MPIAISEEAPSSPQVMQAFYRRLFPYKPFFKWLNQGDVPGKLWTHREFAFTIENEVYIRYNSFNTAYDFQKEVLRLTPSRFEIGPQYSARPRDRKTLPAGALQPQRRELVFDIDMTDYDEIRTCCSDKAICKRCWGFIAAAVKVLDKALRETFGFKHLLWVYSGRRGIHCWVSDKLALDLNDDQRRALVTFLEVIKGGKEQVKKVNVRGGRDDVELHPSLQEALETLKYEFVRICLDDQDVFRTQKQFDTLLQLLPADRDSTDALREQWQSDPDRSSVQKWDDVRKTVLQLKKKGSTSSNIIAKKYEKAMEDIILQYTYPRIDAEVSKHRNHLLKAPFCVHPGTGRVCVPVDPARAEEFDPAKVPHVGELLVELDRAAADDSSAKLPEEYDRTSLKPYVDMLERHARAIVTDVRASRPAVKDESIDF; from the exons ATGCCAATCGCAATCAGTGAAGAGGC CCCGAGCTCTCCGCAGGTCATGCAGGCGTTCTACCGCCGCCTGTTTCCCTACAAGCCCTTCTTCAAGTGGCTCAACCAAGGCGATG tccCGGGGAAGCTCTGGACACACCGCGAGTTTGCCTTCACGATCGAGAACGAGGTCTACATCCGCTACAACTCGTTCAACACGGCGTACGACTTCCAGAAGGAGGTGCTCCGTCTCACGCCGTCGCGTTTCGAGATTGGCCCGCAGTACAGCGCAAGG CCACGCGACCGCAAGACCCTCCCCGCTGGCGCGCTCCAGCCCCAacgccgcgagctcgtcttCGATATCGACATGACAGACTACGATGAGATTCGTACCTGCTGCTCGGACAAGGCCATCTGCAAGCGCTGCTGGGgcttcatcgccgccgccgtcaaggtcCTAGACAAGGCATTAAGGG AAACGTTTGGATTCAAGCACCTCCTCTGGGTGTACTCTGGTCGACGTGGTATTCATTGCTGGGTGTCTGACAAGCTCGCCCTGGACCTCAACGACGACCAGCGCCGTGCCCTCGTCACCTTCCTCGAGGTGATCAAGGGTGGCAAGGAGCAGGTCAAGAAGGTCAACGTGCGCGGTGGACgtgacgacgtcgagttgCATCCTTCTCTTCA gGAGGCACTCGAGACGCTCAAGTATGAGTTTGTCAGGATCTGTCTCGACGACCAGGACGTGTTCCGCACCCAGAAGCAGTTTGACacgctcctccagctcctcccTGCCGACCGAG ACTCGACAGACGCTCTCCGCGAGCAGTGGCAATCTGACCCCGACCGCTCGAGTGTGCAAAAGTGGGATGATGTCAGGAAGACTGTCCTGCAgctcaagaagaagggcagcacgagcagcaacATCATTGCG AAGAAGTACGAGAAGGCCATGGAGGACATCATTCTCCAGTACACGTACCCCCGTATCGATGCCGAGGTGTCGAAGCACCGCAACCATTTGCTCAAGGCGCCGTTCTGTGTGCACCCGGGTACCG gaCGCGTCTGTGTACCCGTCGACCCCGCACGAGCTGAAGAGTTCGACCCGGCCAAGGTTCCTCATgttggcgagctgctggtcgagctcgaccgtgCTGCCGCGGATGACTCGTCTGCCAAGCTGCCAGAGG AATACGACCGTACATCTCTCAAGCCCTACGTTGATATGCTGGagcgacacgcgcgcgccattGTGACCGACGTTCGCGCTTCCCGGCCAG CTGTCAAGGACGAGAGCATCGACTTCTAA
- the aq_928 gene encoding putative protein gives MSRPPFKVTEAARPDFNAAAEVVYTKPPLPDFRPGGGLNSLPNADAYRPESAFRTLVPEEHSGAKLYKLLMGAITPRPVAFVSTVSKDGVKNIAPFSFFNIVSADPPTIVVSVAPGEKGLKDTARNILDTKGFSVSIISESWVEAANLAALDAPPSVDEFALTGLTPRASEVVAAPHVAEAAFSVEAELLHHYTLRKADGSESNTVFLGTVKRIHAKEFIFDEKDPYRVLTERLRPVSRLGGIAYGRVTEAYDLERKRWDDIGESEDVQAALNGKGSANGTNGH, from the exons ATGTCTCGCCCGCCATTCAAAG TCACCGAGGCTGCCCGCCCCGACTTCAATGCGGCCGCAGAGGTAGTCTACACCAAGCCCCCGCTGCCCGACTTCCGCCCCGGCGGAGGCCTCAACTCCCTCCCCAATGCCGACGCGTACCGCCCCGAGTCTGCCTTCCGCACCCTCGTGCCAGAGGAGCACAGCGGCGCGAAGCTGTACAAGCTGCTCATGGGTGCGATTACCCCGCGGCCCGTGGCGTTTGTGTCGACGGTCTCGAAGGACGGCGTGAAGAAT ATCGCGCCGTTCTCGTTCTTCAACATTGTCAGCGCGGACCCGCCTACCATCGTCGTGTCGGTCGCGCCGGGCGAGAAGGGACTgaagg ACACCGCGCGTAACATCCTCGACACGAAGGGCTTCTCGGTCAGCATCATCTCCGAGTCgtgggtcgaggcggccaaccttgcggcgctcgacgccccgcccagcGTCGACGAGTTTGCGCTCACGGGCCTGACCCCACGCGCGTCCGAGGTCGTGGCCGCACcgcacgtcgccgaggccgcgttctccgtcgaggcggagctgCTGCATCACTACACGCtgcgcaaggccgacggGTCCGAGTCCAACACTGTCTTTCTGGGCACCGTGAAGCGCATCCACGCCAAGGAGTTCATCTTCGACGAGAAGGACCCGTACCGCGTCCTCACGGAGCGCTTGCGCCCCGTGTCCcgtctcggcggcatcgcgtACGGCCGCGTCACGGAGGCGTACGACCTCGAGAGGAAGAGGTGGGACGATATCGGCGAGTCGGAGGATGTGCAGGCAGCGTTGAATGGCAAGGGCAGCGCGAACGGTACCAATGGCCACTGA
- the Tgs1 gene encoding Trimethylguanosine synthase, translated as MPRKKYQPRSVFFSLPQEIKRNLRAQPKVEVVADVEDRDDSPGPSSRRDLLSTQPPADDSSSDDGEEGGDEAGEAESSAGPSSVGVLSGSGTPAPPGETADNSANGDDDSDMQMDDEEEGANLPPLAPQVSSTLGILSSSSSSVLSTSSSDSDSSSASSSSDSDAESSASAASSSSAASSSAAPPAPAAPPIPAPKTIVLSKRQSESTDLPPSKRRKGKGRADNNPYAGHPWDCTGLVPRYTDMSQVPKELKKYFAQRHSLFPAYSRLPLLMDDTGWFSVTPAAIAEHIAERCRSDVILDAFCGVGGNAIAFAQTCERVIAMDNDPVRLRLARHNALHHGVADRIEFVLCDYVAWARAYTASGGADKEHIDVVFLSPPWGGPEYLSFGDDSPLYPLSAVEPIPGDELFRLTAKVTPNIAYFLPRNVDVDELGVLAEELGESVTEAEGERDREWVEVEEEWVGDKLKAVTAYYGALVR; from the exons atgccgcgCAAGAAATATCAGCCCCGGTCAGTCTTCTTCTCCCTCCCGCAGGAGATCAAGCGAAACTTGCGCGCACAGCCCAAGGTAGAGgtggtcgccgacgtcgaggaccgcgacgacagcccggggccgagctcgcgccgtgACTTGTTATCGACACAGCCGCCGGCTGACGACTCCTCGAgtgatgacggcgaggagggcggggacgaggcTGGAGAGGCCGAGTCCAGTGCTGGGCCTAGCAGCGTAGGTGTACTCTCGGGTAGTGGTACGCCTGCTCCTCCGGGTGAGACGGCGGACAACAGCGCaaacggcgacgacgacagcgacatgcagatggacgacgaggaggaaggtgcgAATCTCCCACCACTGGCACCCCAGGTCTCGTCCACGCTGGGTATCCtatcgtcttcctcctcatcagtcttgtcaacctcgtcgtcggattCGGactcatcctcggcctcgtcttcctccgactcggacgccgagtcTTCCGCTTCGGCGGCTTCCTCATCGTCGGcagcgtcttcctcggccgccccACCAGCGCCCGCTGCGCCCCCCATTCCGGCACCTAAGACCATCGTCCTGTCCAAGCGCCAGTCCGAGTCGACCGACCTTCCCCCAAGTAAGCgccgcaagggcaaggggcgCGCCGACAACAACCCGTACGCTGGCCATCCGTGGGACTGCACCGGCCTGGTGCCACGGTACACCGACATGTCGCAGGTGCCTAAGGAGCTTAAGAAAT ACTTTGCTCAGCGCCACTCGCTCTTCCCCGCGTACTCGCGCCTGCCACTGTTGATGGACGACACGGGGTGGTTCAGCgtcacgccggccgcgatCGCGGAGCATATTGCTGAACGCTGCCGCTCCGacgtcatcctcgacgcgtTTTGCGGTGTTGGTGGCAACGCCATCGCGTTTGCGCAGACGTGTGAGCGCGTCATTGCGATGGACAACGACCCGGTTCGGCTCCGCTTGGCACGACACAACGCACTCCACCACGGCGTGGCGGACCGCATCGAGTTTGTGCTGTGCGACTATGTGGCATGGGCACGAGCGTACACAGCATCAGGCGGTGCAGACAAGGAGCACATCGACGTCGTGTTTCTCTCCCCGCCGTGGGGAGGACCAGAGTACCTCAGCTTCGGGGACGACTCGCCTCTGTATCCCCTGTCGGCGGTCGAGCCGATCCCAGGCGACGAGCTGTTCCGCCTCACGGCAAAGGTGACGCCCAACATTGCGTACTTTCTTCCTCGgaacgtcgacgtcgacgagctgggtgTGCTGGCtgaggagctgggcgagaGCGTgacggaggcggagggcgaaCGCGACCGCGAGTGggtggaggtcgaggaggagtggGTCGGggacaagctcaaggccgtGACGGCGTACTATGGGGCCTTGGTGAGGTAG
- the ARG1 gene encoding Argininosuccinate synthase, whose translation MSSAQTQKKGKVLLAYSGGLDTSCILAWLIEEGYDVAAFMADVGQEEDFEAARTKAMACGAVDFFLVDLKREFVEELIYPAVQANAIYENVYLLGTSLARPVIARGMMEVAKQQGCDFVSHGCTGKGNDQVRFELAFYGLDPSIKVIAPWRDPKFYNRFAGRSDLIKFAGEHGIPVTQTQAKPWSTDENLFHISYEAGILEDPNTTPPDDMWKLTTSPQKAPETPEKVEIEFTKGLPTKVTFPETGKTVTDSVEIFLALNALARKHGVGRIDIVENRFIGVKSRGCYESPAGTILRVAHMDLEGMTLDRNVRALRDQFVTTALSQILYNGFWFSPEREFITASIPASQKTVNGIVRLAVYKGNVIVQGRDADEGLYDAKFSSMDELGGFEPTATTGFIEIESIRIKAWGRANAKRGQAGLTPKDVYHRE comes from the exons ATGTCCTCTGCTCAGACTCAGAAGAAGGGAaaggtcctcctcgcctaCTCGGGTGGCCTCG ACACCTCGTGCATCCTCGCTTGGCTCATTGAGGAGGGctacgacgtcgccgccttcatggccgacgtcggccaGGAGGAGGACTTTGAGGCTGCCCGCACCAAGGCCATGGCctgcggcgccgtcgacttcTTCCTTGTT GACCTCAAGCGCGAGtttgtcgaggagctcatcTACCCCGCCGTCCAGGCCAACGCCATCTACGAGAACGTCTACCTTCTCGGCACCTCGCTTGCCCGCCCCGTCATTGCCCGTGGCATGATGGAGGTCGCCAAGCAGCAGGGCTGCGA CTTCGTCTCGCACGGCTGCACTGGCAAGGGTAACGACCAGGTCCGTTTCGAGCTCGCCTTCTACGGCCTCGACCCCTCCATCAAGGTCATCGCCCCCTGGCGCGACCCCAAGTTCTACAACCGCTTCGCTGGCCGCTCCGACCTCATCAAGttcgccggcgagcacggtATCCCCGTCACCCAGACCCAGGCCAAGCCCTGGTCGACCGACGAGAACCTCTTCCACATCTCGTACGAGGCCGGTATCCTCGAGGACCCCAACACCACTCCCCCCGACGACATGTGGAAgctcaccacctcgccccagaAGGCCCCCGAGACCCCCGAGAAGGTTGAGATCGAGTTCACCAAGGGTCTCCCCACCAAGGTCACCTTCCCCGAGACTGGCAAGACCGTCACCGACTCGGTCGAGATCTTCCTTGCCCtcaacgccctcgcccgcaaGCACGGTGTTGGCCGTATCGACATTGTTGAGAACCGATTCATCGGCGTCAAGTCGCGTGGCTGCTACGAGTCGCCCGCCGGCACCATCCTCCGTGTCGCCCACATGGACCTCGAGGGCATGACCCTTGACCGCAACGTCCGTGCCCTCCGTGACCAGTTCGTCACGACTGCCCTCTCGCAGATCCTCTACAACGGCTTCTGGTTCTCGCCCGAGCGCGAGTTCATCACCGCCTCGATCCCCGCCTCGCAGAAGACTGTCAACGGTAtcgtccgtctcgccgtcTACAAGGGCAACGTCATCGTCCAGGGccgtgacgccgacgagggcctcTACGACGCCAAGTTCTCCTCCATGGACGAGCTTGGTGGCTTCGagcccaccgccaccactggCTTCATCGAGATCGAGTCGATCCGCATCAAGGCCTGGGgccgcgccaacgccaagcgTGGACAGGCTGGCCTTACCCCCAAGGACGTCTACCACCGCGAGTAA
- the SPCC757.13_6 gene encoding putative transporter codes for MSNAADLHEKARRASHTKAELERHTSVEKTAVGVSVSAVDDTELADAEDAILAESEFTKEEYRRLVWKIDLILMPILMILYGLQYSDKTSLSSGVVFGLVKDTHLVGNQYANLTSFFYMAYGVAQIPMGYLMQRFPLGRALSVCIVLWGGMVMLLAACNNYAGLAAVRTFLGWFEAVVTPGFAVLTASWYLRSEQTLRQGMYYAMNTFFGIIFGIGIYFLALNAETHGGLAAWRVINLFLGGTTVGMGFVAFAFIGTPSEVWWLSKREKRMAHARIVQNATGGGEQHPWKWDQVRECLRDRQFYHAILYNFLSCVPNGGLGAFQTLIFKSLGFTSLQAILYQQPSNAIGCVTIIVSATTVRYCPRMRFPIALVCQFIPMFSFLFTGLGSHLDRWARWAVFSFVSVFAVSTFMVWPLLTVNIAGRTKKSFFAAISLLSYCVGNIVGSQIFIPKDAPLYLHGMTACAIVMAVNAVNLALWWRYYVTTNRSREAAFQTSGLSDEDRAHETRIAGETDMTDKQNPHFRYYC; via the exons ATGTCCAACGCAGCCGACCTGCACGAgaaggcgcgccgcgcgtcgcacaccaaggccgagctcgagcggcacACGAGCGTCGAGAAgaccgccgtcggcgtgtcTGTTTCTGCTGTGGATGacaccgagctcgccgacgccgaggatgcGATCCTCGCCGAGAGCGAGTTTAC GAAGGAGGAGTACCGCCGCTTGGTGTGGAAGATTGACTT GATTCTGATG CCAATCCTCATGATTC TGTACGGCCTGCAGTACAGCGACAAGACGTCGCTCTCCTCGGGGGTCGTGTTCGGCCTGGTCAAGGACACGCACCTCGTCGGGAACCAGTATGCGAACCTCACGTCCTTCTTCTACATGGCCTACGGCGTCGCCCAGATCCCGATGGGATATCTCATGCAGCGCttccccctcggccgcgcgctgaGCGTGTGCATCGTGCTCTGGGGTGGCATGGTCATGCTCCTCGCCGCATGCAACAACTATGCTGGCCTAGCGGCCGTGCGCACCTTCCTCGGCTGGTTCGAGGCGGTCGTCACCCCTGGATTCGCGGTGCTCACAGCAAGCTGGTACCTGCGCTCCGAGCAGACGCTGCGCCAGGGAATGTACTACGCCATGA ACACCTTCTTCGGGATCATCTTCGGCATCGGCATCTACTTCCTGGCATTGAACGCAGAGACGCATGGCGGCCTCGCCGCGTGGCGCGTCATCAACCTCTTCCTTGGCGGCACGACCGTCGGCATGGGCTTCGTGGCGTTCGCGTTCATCGGCACCCCGAGCGAGGTGTGGTGGCTCTCGAAGCGCGAGAAGCGCATGGCCCACGCGCGCATTGTGCAGAACGCCACTGGTGGGGGTGAGCAGCACCCGTGGAAGTGGGATCAGGTGCGCGAGTGTCTCCGTGATCGCCAGTTTTACCACGCGATCCTGTACAATTTCCTCAGCTGCGTGCCGAAtggtgggctgggcgctTTCCAG ACCCTCATCTTCAAATCACTGGGTTTCACGAGCCTCCAAGCCATCCTGTACCAGCAGCCGTCGAACGCGATCGGTTGCGTGACCATCATCGTATCCGCCACCACGGTGCGCTACTGCCCTCGCATGCGCTTCCCTATCGCCCTCGTGTGTCAATTCATCCCGATGTTCTCGTTCCTCTTCACGGGCCTCGGATCGCATCTCGACAGgtgggcgcgctgggcggtCTTCTCCTTCGTGTCGGTGTTCGCCGTGTCGACGTTCATGGTGTGGCCTCTCCTCACGGTCAACATTGCGGGGAGGACGAAGAAGTCGTTCTTTGCGGCCATTTCGTTGCTGTCGTACTGCGTCGGCAACATTGTCGGCTCGCAGATCTTCATCC CCAAAGACGCACCCCTCTACCTCCACGGCATGACGGCCTGCGCGATCGTCATGGCGGTCAACGCCGTCAACCTGGCCCTCTGGTGGCGATACTATGTGACCACGAACCGatcgcgcgaggcggcgttcCAGACTTCCGGACTGAGCGACGAAGACCGTGCACACGAAACACGCATTGCAGGCGAGACAGACATGACGGACAAGCAG AACCCGCATTTCAGGTACTACTGCTGA
- the mrr1_1 gene encoding Citrinin biosynthesis cluster MFS transporter mrr1, with amino-acid sequence MAKTSAASLDTTMTPSTPTAPGSASPRTKAASAPIPDGCSRGRLEDGSPVIWVDFPPGSTENPFYFTTARKTAITLVASWYTFMTAYTISVFPISAPSMCAELHCSQLEVSAGVALYTWGFAIAPLFLAPLSEELGRRWTYIGAVFIFWIFHIQMALAHNTATILVSCFIRGCAGSVGATLVGGTISDIFIPARRGLPMAVFGFCAVCGGGAGALCMGFVEGNRHLQWRWVWWLMVIMLGVFFPIVVLVMRETRAPIILARKAKRLRKERGDADGGRYMARGEEAKTSFVTQMKGSLSRPLLFLITEPVVLFFSIWIGLGWGVFYTQIVGLPYIYKHVHVFRTPGQVGLTYLSIVIGAMLGFALNFVQERIYKAKAPKRGVEARLYAPMAAGIFFAIGCYITGFTAVKNVHWIGPCIGMVVVLASVLTIYICSFTYLSECYGKFASSAVAGQSFLRNMISGALALASTTMFDRMTVRWAIVMMAAIGTVLSLVPFVAFFYGPAIRARSKYSRELMELERQELEKEREKREARGMDTADAEDPEGDANSTYEREHPEVTAQPKV; translated from the exons ATGGCCAAAACGTCCGCAGCGTCCCTAGACACAACAATGACCCCCTCGACACCGACGGCGCCCGGCtcagcgtcgccgcgcaccaaggcagcgtcggcgcccaTCCCAGACGGGTGCAGCAGGGGCCGGCTGGAGGACGGCAGCCCAGTGATATGGGTCGACTTTCCCCCCGGGTCGACTGAGAACCCGTTCTACTTCACCACGGCGCGCAAGACGGCCATCACGCTCGTGGCGAGTTGGTACACCTTCATGACAGCATACACCATCTCCGTGTTCCCCATCTCCGCGCCGTCCATgtgcgccgagctgcacTGTTCCCAGCTGGAAGtgagcgccggcgtcgcgctctACACTTGGGGCTTTGCCATCGCGCCCCTgttcctcgcgccgctgagcgaggagctcggcaggCGGTGGACGTATATCGGGGCCGTGTTCATTTTCTGGATCTTCCACATCCAGATGGCACT cgcccacAACACAGCCACCATCCTCGTCTCGTGCTTCATCCGCGGGTGTGCCGGCAGTGTCGGCGCCACGCTGGTCGGCGGCACCATCTCGGACATCTTCAtcccggcgcggcgcggcctccCGATGGCCGTGTTCGGCTTCTGCGCcgtgtgcggcggcggcgcgggcgccctCTGCATGGGCTTCGTGGAGGGTAACCGGCATCTGCAGTGGCGCTGGGTGTGGTGGCTCATGGTCATCATGCTGGGCGTCTTCTTCCCGatcgtcgtgctcgtcatgCGCGAGACCCGCGCGCCCATCAtcctcgcgcgcaaggccaagcggctgcgcaaggagcgcggGGACGCCGATGGGGGCCGATACATGGCGCGAggggaggaggccaagacgTCGTTCGTGACCCAGATGAAGGGGTCGCTTTCTCGCCCGCTGCTCTTCCTCATCACCGAGCCCGTTGTGCTCTTCTTCTCCATCTGGATCGGGCTGGGC TGGGGCGTGTTCTACACGCAGATTGTCGGCCTGCCGTACATCTACAAGCACGTCCATGTCTTTAGGACCCCAGGCCAGGTCGGCCTCACGTACCTCAGTATCGTTATCGGCGCCATGCTCGGCTTCGCCCTCAACTTTGTCCAGGAGCGGATAtacaaggccaaggcgccgAAGCGGGGCGTTGAGGCCCGCCTGTACGCACCCATGGCGGCGGGCATCTTCTTCGCCATCGGGTGCTACATTACCGGCTTTACCGCCGTCAAGAATGTGCACTGGATCGGGCCGTGTATCGGCATGGTTGTCGTGCTGG CATCAGTTCTCACGATCTACATCTGCTCTTTCACCTACCTCAGTGAATGCTACGGCAAGTTCGCCTCGTCAGCCGTGGCCGGCCAGTCGTTCCTGCGGAACATGATCTCCGGTGCGCTGGCactggcctcgacgacaatgtTCGACCGCATGACGGTGCGCTGGGCGATCGTGATGATGGCTGCGATTGGAACCGTGCTCTCCCTCGTGCCCTTCGTCGCCTTCTTCTACGGCCCCGCCATCCGCGCACGGAGCAAGTACTCCCGTGAGCTGatggagctcgagcggcaggagctcgagaaggagcgcgagaagcgcgaggcgcgcgggATGGATACCGCCGACGCAGAGGACCCGGAGGGCGACGCAAACTCCACTTATGAACGCGAGCATCCTGAGGTGACTGCTCAGCCCAAGGTGTAG
- the prkrip1 gene encoding PRKR-interacting protein 1, whose translation MPVIKYDDRGRESRSPSLPHEDRSKRTPSPSANAGPSKKPRLTTTDIQKMQASRTDICQLERLLANPEKEIKIPDGPQERQMRAPRDMMKNVTGSSSGAGSGEFHVYKQSRRREYERIKIMEEKARALEEQANFRERQAARDAVTDAKTSKNRARRQKRKAGRKGEGGGGGGEGGAGPAADSHSKLAGGGGAAVVFKRPGEEASDDEEDEGEVGPVPTAAEPEVPVAPAVPVVAAVEVAITLHDDD comes from the exons ATGCCAGTCATCAAGTACGACGATCGCGGACGCGAGTCGCGCTCACCATCGCTGCCTCATGAAGATCGCTCAAAgcgcacgccctcgccaagcgccaACGCGGGACCATCAAAGAAGCCGCGCctgaccaccaccgacaTCCAGAAGATGCAG gCTAGTAGGACTGACATTTgccagctcgagcgtctcCTCGCCAACCCCGAGAAGGAGATCAAGATCCCCGATGGCCCGCAGGAGCGCCagatgcgcgcgccgcgcgacatGATGAAGAATGTGACTGGCTCGAGTTCGGGCGCAGGCTCGGGCGAGTTCCACGTGTACAAGCagagccggcggcgcgagtaCGAGCGCATCAAGATCATGGAGGAGAAGGCGCGGGCA CTCGAAGAACAGGCCAACTTCCGCGAGCGCCaggctgcgcgcgacgccgtcacGGACGCCAAGACGTCCAAGAaccgcgcacggcggcagaagcgcaaggccgggcgcaagggcgagggcggcggtggtggtggtgagggtgGAGCGGGGCCAGCAGCCGACAGCCACTCCAAGcttgcgggcggcggcggcgcggcggtggtgttcAAGCGGcctggcgaggaggcgagcgacgacgaggaggacgagggcgaagTCGGCCCCGTGCCTACTGCGGCGGAGCCCGAGGTGCCCGTTGCGCCGGCCGTGCCTGTTGTCGCGGCTGTCGAGGTGGCCATCacgctgcacgacgacgactag